One Gossypium raimondii isolate GPD5lz chromosome 3, ASM2569854v1, whole genome shotgun sequence genomic window carries:
- the LOC105796324 gene encoding BTB/POZ and TAZ domain-containing protein 3: MASPVTDSAGLSPLIETVSWNADAVGTLSMPEAEAPMSSSVLNSCNIPKPPPLPSKIVTRNKHPKWPPGSCFVPKETKDMWDKLFKDGNGADLCIFTEDKSCIFAHSSVLSIASPVLGYRIRQSKIKHGMKYIQIPGLPHDAVLVFIRFLYSSCYEEEELKKYALHLLLLSHCCSVPQLKRVCICYLEQDFLTTENVIDTLLLARKCDAPRLVLICVRMVVKNFKSVSSTEGWKLMKRIYPDIEQELVESVVEADSKKEERQRKIEEKKVYTQLYEAMEALLHICKDGCRTIGPRDKMLKGNQIACNFPACKGLEALVRHFSGCKTRVPGGCGHCKRMWQLLELHSRMCNEPDSCKVPLCRHFKEKIQQQCKKDETKWKLLVNKVIAAKNGSYLFSSR; this comes from the exons ATGGCTTCACCGGTTACTGATTCGGCCGGTTTATCACCCCTTATCGAAACCGTGTCATGGAATGCAGATGCAGTCGGTACTTTGTCTATGCCGGAAGCGGAAGCTCCGATGTCTTCTTCGGTGTTGAACAGCTGTAACATACCGAAACCGCCGCCTCTTCCGAGTAAGATTGTTACGAGAAACAAGCATCCCAAATGGCCTCCCGGGAGTTGCTTTGTCCCAAAGGAAACGAAAGATATGTGGGACAAGCTTTTCAAGGACGGTAATGGTGCGGATCTTTGCATTTTCACTGAGGATAAATCGTGTATTTTTGCTCATTCTAGTGTTCTG AGTATTGCATCGCCTGTGCTCGGTTATCGTATCAGGCAATCAAAAATCAAGCATGGCATGAAATACATCCAAATCCCGGGATTACCGCACGATGCTGTTCTTGTATTCATTCGTTTTTTATATTCATCATG CTATGAAGAGGAAGAGCTGAAAAAGTATGCACTCCATCTATTGTTGTTGTCGCATTGTTGCTCAGTTCCGCAGTTGAAACGAGTTTGCATTTGTTATCTCGAGCAAGACTTTCTTACCACCGAAAACGTGATCGACACCCTTTTGTTAGCTCGAAAATGTGATGCACCAAGGCTCGTCCTCATTTGTGTTCGTATGGTCGTAAAGAATTTCAAATCCGTATCTTCAACCGAAGGATGGAAATTGATGAAACGTATTTATCCAGATATTGAGCAAGAACTTGTTGAGTCCGTTGTTGAAGCGGATTCT AAAAAGGAAGAGAGGCAAAGGAAAATCGAAGAGAAAAAGGTCTATACGCAATTATATGAAGCGATGGAGGCCCTTCTTCACATTTGCAAAGACGGTTGTCGAACAATTGGTCCTCGTGACAAAATGCTGAAAGGAAACCAGATTGCCTGCAATTTTCCAGCTTGTAAAGGACTCGAAGCTTTAGTCCGTCATTTCTCTGGTTGTAAGACTCGTGTTCCCGGAGGATGCGGTCATTGTAAACGCATGTGGCAACTTCTCGAACTTCATTCCCGTATGTGCAACGAACCCGATTCTTGTAAGGTTCCTCTTTGCAG GCATTTTAAGGAGAAAATACAGCAGCAATGCAAGAAGGATGAGACTAAATGGAAGCTATTGGTTAACAAAGTTATTGCAGCAAAAAATGGAAGCTATTTGTTCTCCTCTaggtga
- the LOC105796325 gene encoding proton pump-interactor BIP131 isoform X1, translating to MRRSLRKISLELRIEQHEVKSTIEGLEKELIPMKEEVFVYYDQRREMLKQKEAAQYCISKLRQTFVEMNGMYDEYVSLLSNAKELARNKDVAALWKLSHQQVEEFMSEWNHPYVKTFRTNYKFSILPSLSDRWLSRDGRIGFGDDD from the exons atgcgTAGATCGTTAAGAAAAATATCACTAGAACTAAGAATCGAGCAACATGAAGTGAAATCAACCATTGAAGGTTTGGAGAAAGAACTTATTCCTATGAAAGAAGAGGTGTTTGTTTACTATGATCAACGACGAGAGATGTTGAAGCAAAAAGAAGCAGCCCAATATTGCATTTCGAAACTGAGGCAAACCtttgttgaaatg AATGGTATGTATGATGAATACGTTTCACTGTTGAGCAATGCCAAAGAGCTTGCTAGGAACAAAGATGTCGCAGCATTATGGAAACTCTCGCATCAACag GTTGAAGAATTCATGTCGGAATGGAATCATCCGTATGTTAAAACTTTCAGAACCAATTACAAGTTTAGCATTTTGCCTTCGTTGAGTGATCGCTGGTTGAGTAGAGATGGACGGATCGGATTCGGAGATGACGACTGA
- the LOC105796322 gene encoding uncharacterized protein LOC105796322, with translation MALKFLNKKGWHTGSLRNIENVWKAEQKHEAEQKKLEELRKQIHEERERSEFRLLQEQAGLVPKQERLDFLYDSGLAVGKGASSSAAGGSGGGGFKALEEALPGSKAGTDGNANQSSSAPGALFEDKPHSANDTWRKLHSDPLLMIRQREQEALARIKNNPVQMAMIRKSVVEKKQKEKSPDHKEHRKKHHRSSSKHRKHSSSKRHSYSEDDTSKEDKKDKNHHRKRSDYEGHYRKTESDSEHELKETEREEKSHRRQKYGYDDQDVDKRSHDKSKRDKYSSQAPRSIDADKNQEKDRRSYDHRDTGPRDNKRRGVSHKLSEEERAARLREMQEDAELHEEQRWKRLKKAEENDAQEATLSSTSVGKNFLDAANRSIYGAEKGGSSTIEESVRRRAHYSQGRYESEGNAFRR, from the exons CAGAAGAAATTGGAAGAGCTTCGTAAGCAGATTCATGAAGAGAGGGAACGCTCTGAGTTCCGTCTTCTCCAAGAACAAGCTGGCCTTGTCCC gAAGCAGGAGAGGTTGGATTTTCTCTACGATTCTGGACTTGCTGTTGGGAAAGGTGCTAGTAGCTCTGCTGCTGGAGGTAGCGGAGGTGGAGGTTTCAAGGCTCTCGAAGAAGCCCTTCCGGGGTCGAAGGCGGGTACTGATGGTAATGCCAACCAGTCTTCTTCTGCGCCCGGTGCGTTGTTTGAAGACAAACCTCACTCGGCTAATGATACCTGGCGTAAGCTCCATTCAGATCCGTTGCTTATGATTCGCCAGCGCGAACAAGAAGCACTTGCTCGTATCAAGAACAACCCTGTCCAAATGGCCATGATACGCAAATCT GTTGTAGAGaagaaacaaaaggaaaaatccCCTGATCATAAGGAACACCGTAAGAAGCATCACCGTAGTAGTTCCAAGCATCGGAAACATTCATCGTCTAAACGGCATTCATATTCTGAAGATGACACTTCTAAGGAGgacaaaaaagataaaaatcacCATCGCAAGAGGTCAGATTATGAGGGGCACTATCGCAAAACAGAATCAGATTCAGAACATGAATTAAAGGAAACAGAAAGGGAAGAGAAGAGTCACCGCAGGCAGAAATATGGATATGATGATCAAGATGTTGATAAGAGGAGCCATGACAAGTCTAAGCGTGATAAATATTCTTCTCAAGCTCCACGAAGTATAGATGCagataaaaatcaagaaaaagatCGACGGTCTTATGACCATAGAGATACTGGACCTCGGGATAACAAGCGCCGGGGTGTTTCCCATAAACTTTCTGAAGAGGAGAGAGCTGCCCGGCTTCGTGAAATGCAAGAGGATGCTGAGTTGCATGAAGAGCAAAGGTGGAAGCGGTTGAAAAAGGCCGAGGAGAATGATGCTCAGGAGGCTACACTGTCCAGCACATCTGTTGGCAAAAACTTCTTGGATGCTGCCAATAGAAGCATTTATGGTGCTGAGAAGGGTGGAAGCTCAACAATAGAAGAGAGCGTCCGTCGTAGGGCGCATTATTCACAAGGCCGTTATGAATCAGAAGGAAATGCTTTTAGACGTTGA
- the LOC105796325 gene encoding proton pump-interactor BIP131 isoform X3 — protein sequence MKEEVFVYYDQRREMLKQKEAAQYCISKLRQTFVEMNGMYDEYVSLLSNAKELARNKDVAALWKLSHQQVEEFMSEWNHPYVKTFRTNYKFSILPSLSDRWLSRDGRIGFGDDD from the exons ATGAAAGAAGAGGTGTTTGTTTACTATGATCAACGACGAGAGATGTTGAAGCAAAAAGAAGCAGCCCAATATTGCATTTCGAAACTGAGGCAAACCtttgttgaaatg AATGGTATGTATGATGAATACGTTTCACTGTTGAGCAATGCCAAAGAGCTTGCTAGGAACAAAGATGTCGCAGCATTATGGAAACTCTCGCATCAACag GTTGAAGAATTCATGTCGGAATGGAATCATCCGTATGTTAAAACTTTCAGAACCAATTACAAGTTTAGCATTTTGCCTTCGTTGAGTGATCGCTGGTTGAGTAGAGATGGACGGATCGGATTCGGAGATGACGACTGA
- the LOC105796325 gene encoding proton pump-interactor BIP131 isoform X2, which translates to MKSTIEGLEKELIPMKEEVFVYYDQRREMLKQKEAAQYCISKLRQTFVEMNGMYDEYVSLLSNAKELARNKDVAALWKLSHQQVEEFMSEWNHPYVKTFRTNYKFSILPSLSDRWLSRDGRIGFGDDD; encoded by the exons TGAAATCAACCATTGAAGGTTTGGAGAAAGAACTTATTCCTATGAAAGAAGAGGTGTTTGTTTACTATGATCAACGACGAGAGATGTTGAAGCAAAAAGAAGCAGCCCAATATTGCATTTCGAAACTGAGGCAAACCtttgttgaaatg AATGGTATGTATGATGAATACGTTTCACTGTTGAGCAATGCCAAAGAGCTTGCTAGGAACAAAGATGTCGCAGCATTATGGAAACTCTCGCATCAACag GTTGAAGAATTCATGTCGGAATGGAATCATCCGTATGTTAAAACTTTCAGAACCAATTACAAGTTTAGCATTTTGCCTTCGTTGAGTGATCGCTGGTTGAGTAGAGATGGACGGATCGGATTCGGAGATGACGACTGA